The window GCAAAAGCTTCGGCCTGGCCTAAGGTTTTGATCATTTGCTCGAGCGTTGGCTCGTCCTTGACGCAGGTGAAATTAAATTTGGCGATCTCTTCCCGCTTGCGTTCCATGACTTTTTCCGGCTGGTAATTGACCAGTCCCTGGCTGTACTTTTTATAGAGAGTGCCAAATTCGAATTTATTGAAGACCGGCAGGACCTTTTCCCAATCGACCGGGGCCCGGCGGCTTTGTTCAAAATCGATATGGATCGGGGCGTTGGTGACGATCGTTCCGAGCCGGCGGCTCAAGTCGGCTAAAGAGCGGTTGTTCTTCAGGTTCTCTTGAAGGGCCGGTTTTTTTATTTTCTCGAGGTTGGCGTAAACTCCTTCCAGGGTCTTGTATTCTTTCAGAAGCTCGACCGCGGTCTTTTCTCCGACTTTTGGAACGCCGGGGATATTGTCCGAACTGTCTCCTTTGAGCGCCTTGTAGTCGATCAGCTGTTCCGGTTTTAAGCCGTCATAGCGCGCTTCAACCTCTTTTGGCCCATAGAGCACAGTGTCGGTAATCCCTTTTCTGGTGGCCAGAACTTTGATCTGGTCATTGACCAGCTGGAGAGGGTCTAGGTCCCCAGTCAAGATGGTGACGTCGTAACCTTTTTTCCCCGCTTCAACCGCCAGGGTGCCGATAATGTCGTCCCCCTCGTAGCCGGCCAGTTCGTAGATCGGGATGCCAAAAGCGGCCGCAACCTCTTTAACGTAGGGCATTTGTTCATGCAGGGTAGGGGGGGCTTTTTGCCGGGTCGCTTTATATTCTTTATATTCAGTATGTCTGAAGGTCGGTTCCGGCCGGTCAAAAGCGATGGCGACAAAATCCGGCTGGCTGTCGAGAACTTTGATCAGCATGGTGGTAAACCCATAAATAGCGTTGGTGGTAATGCCGGTCGTCGTCCGCATGGTATCGGGCAGGGCGTAAAAAGCCCGGTAAGCGAGCGAGTTTCCATCGATCAGGACGATGTGCTTGGTTGTCATTTCTCTATTATATGGGGGGAGAGGGGTTGGACGCAAGGTTTAATATGCTGTTGACAAACAAGAAGGACATGGTACTATTTGTGTGAGAGCAAAAGGAGATGAATGAAAAATGAAAAAATTATTGGGACTTTTGATAGCGGGACTATTTGTGTTTGTTATTGTTAGCAGTACTTCTGCTGCTCCAGCTAAACTATCTGTCAACAAAAATACAGTAAAAATCGGCTCACTGAAGCCTATCTCTCGGGTGTTCATAATAAAATTATTTTATTTTCATTCCGCTGGTATGCCTCATCTTGCCTTGGCCAATCAAAATGGGAATATTTGGGCAAAATCTTCCGATGAATCAGGGACAGTGCGAGGGTGGCTTGGTTTTAATGTGAAGACAGATGCTAGCGGTCGGGTTGTGATAAATATTCCAGCCGGGTACGCTCCTTATGATTGTTTTTTTCAGAATCCAATGCCTAATGATGATGAATGGTTAACTACAAGCTTATCCTCAATTAAAGTTTCACCATTTATTAATGAAGTTACACTTACTTCAAAAGTAGATGACCTTAGTTATAATATTGACATTCTCAGCAGATCAAGTTTCATTCCTAATGTTGAGCCTCCTACTACGCCTGAGGCTAATTGACAAGGTAAGAGTTAAAATAGCCGGTGGGGGCCGGGTTCGCCGGCTATTTTTTTATTGTACCTTCTTACCGCGGATAAATATTAAAAAATCTTGATTTATTTGTTTGCTGATTTTAGAAGAAAAAGTGTCCGGATATTATCAAGAAGAGGGTAAAATGCCCGGTAGGCGAGGGAATTCCCTTATTTATATGGGGGGAGGTCGCCAGGCGCAAGCCTATAAGTTGTATTGGTTGTTATTTCACCTTTTTATCCAGCAAATAACCGACTGGTACTGTCATTGCCAGCGCAATGAAGTAGCGCAGGCCGATTTCGATAAAATACCGGTTAAACGGCATTTTGGAAAGCGGAAGGAGAGCGATAAAATCCATTAGCCAGTTGACCGCCAACCAAACTATGCCTAAGATAAGTCCTTCTTTTAAATAGTCTTTTTCAACCTTAGCGAAATAAACGACAGTCAAAATCGCGCCAATCAGGGAAGCTTCGACAATCATGATCGTCTTGAAAAATGTTGGATCGGAGGTCATTAGTCCCATTAAAGGGATTGCGGTTACATAAGGGATCACCCAGAGGATCAAACCGTAGCCGATCATTCTCAACATAATAATGCCTCCTACTTTTTTCTAAAGGAATTGTATAGCAGTGGAAAAAAGAAAGCAAGGCAAATCATTAAATCCCCTGAAATTTCAAGGAAAGCCCCCCGATAACCATTTGTGAGCTATACAACCCCATAAAGAGGAGGATAGAGAGCTATGTTAAAAGATTTCAGATGTAAATTTTGCCATCGGTTGCTGGCCAAGGTTGGCGACGGCAGCCGGGTAGAGATCAAATGCCCAAAGTGCAAGACGATGAACCTTTACCAGGATGAAACTGTCATTGTTTACGAGATCCCCGAAAATAACGTTACCAAGAAGATCCTTGAGCGCGGCATTGTTAAGTACGACCTGGTTCAGGAATAATCCAACTTCTTTTTCAGCGACCAGAGCCTAAAAAAAAGGAGCCAGATCCGACGTGGCGGATCGGCTCCTTTTTTATTTTTACAGAGCAATTACTTCTTCGGATTGAATCCCGCTAAACCGATAAATTTCGCCTTTTCACCAAGTATTTCTTCGATCCTGAGCAGCTGGTTGTATTTGGCGACCCGCTCTGACCGGGCCGGGGCCCCCGTCTTGATCTGGCCGGAGTTGGTGGCGACCGCCAGGTCGGCGATCGTGGTATCCTCGGTCTCACCGCTCCGGTGGGAGGTCATATAAGTGTAGCCGGCATTTTTGGCGATCTCCATGGTATAAAGGGTTTCGGAAAGGGTGCCGATCTGGTTGAGTTTGATCAGAATAGAATTGGCAGTTTTGGCCTTGATCCCTTTTTTAAGGAATGTCGGGTTGGTGACGAAGAGATCGTCGCCGACCAGCTGGATCTTGCCGCCAAGCTTCTCGGTGAGGAGCTTCCAGCCGTCCCAGTCGGCTTCGGAACAGCCGTCTTCGATCGAGATGATCGGGTACTTGTTGCACCACTCGACATACATATTTACCATCTCTTCGGAAGAAAGGGCGCGTCCTTCGCTCTTGAGCTGGTATTTCCCATCTTTAAAAAACTCGCTGGAGGCTGGGTCGAGAGAAATGAAGACATCTTTGCCGGGAGCGTATCCGGCTTTTTCGATCGCTTCCATGATAACCTGAAGCGCTTCTTCGTTCTTGGTCAGCTTGGGGGCAAAACCACCCTCGTCACCGACGGTAGTTGCCAAGCCCCGGTCTTTCAGGACTTTTTTCAAGGTCTGGTAAACTTCGGCCCCGACCCGCAAAGCGTCAGAGAAAGAAGCGACTCCGGCGGGGGAGATCATAAATTCCTGAAGCTCAATGTTCCAACCGGCATGGGCGCCGCCGTTCATGACGTTCATGTTGGGAACAGGGAGGATGGTCGCGTTGTCTCCGCCGATATATTTGAATAGGGGGAGGCCGTATGATTTGGCTGCCGCCTGGGCCACGGCGAGAGAGACGCCGAGCAAAGCGTTGGCGCCAAGGTTGCTCTTGAATTCGGTCCCGTCGAGCTCAAGCATCAGGTTGTCGATCTTGAGCTGCTGGTGGGCTGGCATCCCGATCAGTTTCGGGGCGATCTTTTCGTTGATGTTCTTGACCGCGGTGTAGACCCCTTTGCCGCCGTAGCGTTTGTCGTCTTTATCGCGAAGCTCAAGCGCTTCGTTCGTTCCTGTCGAAGCGCCGGAAGGGACTGCCGCCCGGCCCAGGGTCCCGTCCTTTAAGATAACATCGACTTCGACCGTCGGATTCCCGCGGGAATCCATAATTTGCCGGCCAATTATTTTTTCGATCCTCGCCTTTGAAGTAGCCCTCTCACCGATAAAAAAATACTCTTCCGCTAATCTAACCATGATAAATCTCCTTTTCTTTTTTATTTTTGACTGTTTATTAGTCCAGCCAACATTTTTGATATCTCTTCGAGCTCTAAATAAAGCTTGCTTTGTTCCTGTTCGGAAATCATGTTCCTTAACCTTAATATATCCAAAATTCATGTGGGTACGTTTTGTTCATTATGAAAAAAAGGATTAAGAATTAAGATGAAGGATTAAGGAATAAATTTTGCTGGCTTTAATAAAATAATTACTATTTTCCTTGCCTTAATCCTCAATTCTTAATTCTTCATCTTAAATTTTGCGCCAGCAAAATTTATTAGCGGGAGACGAGGCTCGAACTCGCGACCCCGACCTTGGCAAGGTCGTGCTCTACCAACTGAGCTACTCCCGCATAATGCCAATGGACCTATTTTAACATGCCGGGCGGTATTTTTCAAAGTTTGCTATAATATCAAGTACTATGAGCAAAACCACTCCGGTCTATTTATGCATCCTCGACGGCTTCGCCATTGGCGAAAAGAGCCGGAAGAACGCGATCTACGATGCTATTGAACAGGGGAAAGCCCCTTTCATTAAAGAGCTATTCGAAAAACATCCATACTCCAAACTGGAGTGTTCCGGGCTGGCGGTCGGCCTGCCGGAGGGAACGATGGGGAATTCCGAGGTCAATCACCTTAATATGGGGGCGGGGCGGGTTGTCTACCAGTCGATCGAGCGGATCAACGTAGCGATCGAGGACGGAAGCTTTTTTACAAATGATGCGCTAATGGCTGCCGCCCGCAATGTAAAACAGAATGGCGGCGCCCTTCATTTAATGGGATTACTGCAGGGACACAGCGGGACGGTCCACGCCAGCATTAAACATCTCTTTGCTCTTTTAGAACTGGCTAAAAAGGAAGCGCTACGGGCCATTTATATCCATCTTTTTACCGACGGCCGCGACACTAACCCGAAGGCGGCGGGAGAGATCTATCTCAAGATGTTGGAAGATAAGATCGGGGAGCTGGGATTAGGTGATAGGGTGAAGATCGCCACGGTCATGGGAAGAGAATTGGCGATGGATCGTGATACCTCCTGGGACAAGACCTTGCTGGCGATGAAATGCTTGGTCAATGGGGTCGGTGATTATAAAACGGGGAGCGCCAGAGAAGCTATTGAAGGGTCATATTCGCGCGGCGAGACCGACGAGTTTATCCGCCCGACGGTCATTGGCGATTATCAAGGGATGGGACCGCAAGACTCGATCATCTACTTTAATTTCCGCCAGGACCGGACGATCCAGCTGACTGCCGCTTTTTGCGAGTCCGACAAGAAGTTCTTCAATTACAAAAAAGGGACCAAGCCGATCAGCGATCAAGCTTATGATCAAATCCAGGCTTTACGCGCTAAATTGCAACAGACGGTCTTTGTGGCGATGACCGAATATTACCATGGGGTTAACGCTTTGACCGCCTTTCCCGAGAAAGAGATTCCCGAAACGGTTGGGGAGACCGTTTCCAAAGCGGGGCTGACCCAGCTTCGTCTGGCCGGGCCAGAGAAATTCGCCCACGTTACCGGTTGGTTCTCCGGCCGCCGGAGCGACCCGTTCCCCGGCGAGGAGCGACACCTGGCCCAGGATATTTCGCTTAAAGAGCGGACCGAAGAAGGGAAGCATTACGACTGGGTCCCGGAGATGACCGCGTATCTTGAAACCGATTATTCTCTTAAAGCGATCGCCGAAAAAGAATACTCTTTGATCGTTCACAATTTCCAGAACGGCGATATGGTTGGCCACACCGGCAACCTGGCGGCCGCGACCGAGGCGATCGCCGATCTTTCTAAGTGTCTGGAAAAACTTGTTCCCGCCTGGTTGGCCAAAGGCGGTATTTTTATCATTACTGCCGATCATGGCAACGCTGATGAGATGAAGATGGAGAACAAGGGGAAAGAAGTGGTCAGCACCCAGCATTCGCTCAATCCGGTCCCACTTTGGGCCTTGGGAACAAAAGCTAAACTGAAGGAAAAAGGGATCATCCCCGATATCGGCGTGACCGTCCTTGCCCTGATGGGGTTGCCGGTCCCCAAAGCGATGACGGCT is drawn from Candidatus Margulisiibacteriota bacterium and contains these coding sequences:
- the gpmI gene encoding 2,3-bisphosphoglycerate-independent phosphoglycerate mutase; its protein translation is MSKTTPVYLCILDGFAIGEKSRKNAIYDAIEQGKAPFIKELFEKHPYSKLECSGLAVGLPEGTMGNSEVNHLNMGAGRVVYQSIERINVAIEDGSFFTNDALMAAARNVKQNGGALHLMGLLQGHSGTVHASIKHLFALLELAKKEALRAIYIHLFTDGRDTNPKAAGEIYLKMLEDKIGELGLGDRVKIATVMGRELAMDRDTSWDKTLLAMKCLVNGVGDYKTGSAREAIEGSYSRGETDEFIRPTVIGDYQGMGPQDSIIYFNFRQDRTIQLTAAFCESDKKFFNYKKGTKPISDQAYDQIQALRAKLQQTVFVAMTEYYHGVNALTAFPEKEIPETVGETVSKAGLTQLRLAGPEKFAHVTGWFSGRRSDPFPGEERHLAQDISLKERTEEGKHYDWVPEMTAYLETDYSLKAIAEKEYSLIVHNFQNGDMVGHTGNLAAATEAIADLSKCLEKLVPAWLAKGGIFIITADHGNADEMKMENKGKEVVSTQHSLNPVPLWALGTKAKLKEKGIIPDIGVTVLALMGLPVPKAMTANSLIV
- the eno gene encoding phosphopyruvate hydratase; translated protein: MVRLAEEYFFIGERATSKARIEKIIGRQIMDSRGNPTVEVDVILKDGTLGRAAVPSGASTGTNEALELRDKDDKRYGGKGVYTAVKNINEKIAPKLIGMPAHQQLKIDNLMLELDGTEFKSNLGANALLGVSLAVAQAAAKSYGLPLFKYIGGDNATILPVPNMNVMNGGAHAGWNIELQEFMISPAGVASFSDALRVGAEVYQTLKKVLKDRGLATTVGDEGGFAPKLTKNEEALQVIMEAIEKAGYAPGKDVFISLDPASSEFFKDGKYQLKSEGRALSSEEMVNMYVEWCNKYPIISIEDGCSEADWDGWKLLTEKLGGKIQLVGDDLFVTNPTFLKKGIKAKTANSILIKLNQIGTLSETLYTMEIAKNAGYTYMTSHRSGETEDTTIADLAVATNSGQIKTGAPARSERVAKYNQLLRIEEILGEKAKFIGLAGFNPKK
- a CDS encoding Com family DNA-binding transcriptional regulator, whose product is MLKDFRCKFCHRLLAKVGDGSRVEIKCPKCKTMNLYQDETVIVYEIPENNVTKKILERGIVKYDLVQE